Proteins co-encoded in one Arthrobacter globiformis genomic window:
- a CDS encoding HAD domain-containing protein, with product MGNAAPNGNAALNGGPEARVTLYLDVDGVVCPFGPTGTTPWGSAWQYAYAGMLEVAYAAELVAALNRLRLWPGLRFVWLTSWEELAPAVLCPVTGLEGSSWPVLTADGAGSGAEWWKLEALQADVGRNTPERIIWVDDQLAFEGRAQAWARILGRRALLVSPDPRTGLSPGDLEAIRAFARRPDRQV from the coding sequence GTGGGAAATGCCGCGCCAAACGGGAACGCCGCGCTGAATGGCGGCCCGGAGGCTAGGGTCACCCTGTACCTCGACGTCGACGGCGTCGTGTGCCCGTTCGGCCCCACGGGCACAACGCCATGGGGCTCGGCCTGGCAGTATGCCTACGCCGGGATGCTGGAGGTGGCTTACGCGGCGGAGCTGGTGGCGGCCCTGAACCGGCTGCGGCTGTGGCCCGGGCTCCGTTTCGTCTGGCTCACCAGCTGGGAGGAGCTGGCGCCTGCAGTGCTCTGCCCGGTTACGGGACTGGAGGGAAGCTCGTGGCCGGTGCTGACCGCCGACGGGGCGGGAAGCGGCGCGGAGTGGTGGAAGCTGGAAGCCCTCCAAGCGGATGTTGGAAGGAACACGCCGGAGCGGATCATCTGGGTGGACGACCAGCTCGCCTTCGAGGGCCGGGCGCAGGCGTGGGCGCGGATCCTTGGCCGGCGTGCTTTGCTGGTCTCACCGGATCCCCGGACAGGCCTGTCGCCGGGAGACCTGGAGGCGATCCGCGCCTTCGCCCGGCGTCCGGACCGGCAGGTGTGA
- a CDS encoding FAD-dependent oxidoreductase, whose amino-acid sequence MSNPKPSTDVLVIGGGMAGLAGALALRENGAEVTLLERAPEFGEVGAGLQMAPNASRVLKRWGLLDKALEIGVRPKHLVFRDAVTGEELTRQSLGGSFEERYGAPYVVIHRSDLHRILLEACQDAGVRLVNDVMVETVQTVDGRATARAADGSTYEADVVLGADGLKSTLRREVAQDGPVSSSYVAYRGTVPITADTPQGDLEDVIVYLGPDCHLVQYPLRKGELLNTVAVFKSASFERGEEQYGGVDELEAAYRDCVPAVREALKNLATGIRWPMYDRDPIENWVAGRMVLMGDAAHPMLQYLAQGACQALEDAAVLQEATLGTVFTEDGPDAGAWDAAITNFNAARAARTARVQRTARVWGESWHVSGLARTLRNLLFKSRKDGDYQYNDWLYGQDGDGVPSTSLPAPSVRSKVPA is encoded by the coding sequence ATGTCTAACCCGAAACCGTCCACCGATGTCCTGGTGATCGGCGGCGGAATGGCCGGCCTCGCCGGAGCCCTCGCCCTCCGCGAAAACGGCGCCGAGGTCACCCTGCTGGAACGGGCGCCGGAGTTCGGCGAAGTCGGGGCGGGCCTGCAGATGGCGCCCAACGCCTCCCGCGTGCTCAAGCGCTGGGGCCTGCTGGACAAGGCGCTGGAGATCGGTGTCCGGCCCAAGCACCTCGTGTTCCGGGACGCTGTGACGGGCGAGGAACTCACCCGGCAGTCCCTTGGCGGCAGCTTCGAGGAACGCTACGGCGCCCCCTACGTGGTCATCCACCGGAGCGACCTGCACCGCATCCTCCTCGAGGCCTGCCAGGACGCCGGCGTCCGCCTGGTGAACGATGTCATGGTCGAAACCGTCCAGACCGTGGACGGCCGCGCCACCGCACGGGCGGCGGACGGCTCCACCTACGAAGCCGACGTCGTTCTCGGGGCAGACGGACTCAAGTCCACACTCCGCCGCGAGGTCGCGCAGGACGGCCCCGTGTCGTCGTCGTACGTTGCCTACCGCGGAACCGTTCCCATCACGGCGGACACGCCCCAGGGCGACCTCGAGGACGTGATTGTCTATCTCGGCCCGGACTGCCACCTGGTCCAGTACCCGCTGCGGAAGGGCGAGCTGCTCAACACCGTTGCGGTCTTCAAATCGGCCTCCTTTGAACGCGGTGAGGAACAGTATGGGGGAGTGGACGAGCTCGAGGCGGCCTACCGGGACTGCGTCCCCGCGGTCCGTGAAGCGCTGAAAAACCTGGCCACAGGGATCCGCTGGCCCATGTACGACCGCGACCCCATCGAAAACTGGGTGGCAGGCAGGATGGTCCTGATGGGCGACGCCGCGCACCCCATGCTCCAGTACCTCGCCCAGGGCGCCTGCCAGGCCCTCGAGGACGCCGCCGTCCTGCAGGAGGCCACCCTCGGGACCGTCTTCACGGAGGACGGCCCCGACGCCGGCGCCTGGGACGCCGCGATCACGAACTTCAACGCAGCGCGCGCCGCGCGCACCGCCCGGGTCCAGCGCACCGCGCGTGTCTGGGGCGAGTCCTGGCACGTCTCGGGCCTGGCGCGCACCCTGCGCAACCTGCTCTTCAAGAGCCGGAAGGACGGCGACTACCAGTACAACGACTGGCTGTACGGCCAGGATGGCGACGGCGTGCCCTCCACGTCCCTGCCGGCGCCGTCCGTGCGGTCCAAGGTTCCGGCGTAG